The sequence GGTTCTCTGTTTATTCCAACTATCCGGTGGACCCCCGGATGAATTAGTCGGGCCAATTCAAATATTTTTACGTAATTGTAGAGGATTGAATGAAATTCATGGAAAACGAAATGGATTTGCACACGGAGCAGGAAAATATTTTCGATGGGCCTTCCCCCGGGCATCAAATGGACGAAAACACATCCCGCAAAGGACGTGATTCTTCAATAAATTCCACTGACGACCTGAACGTTGACGAGGATGCGATGGAAGGGCAGGAAGAAGAGGGCCATGTTGACTACTCCAATTTTTCCAAAATGCAGCTCGCTGAAGTGTTGAAAGGCTTGGCCAACGAAACCAATTTTGGCCGGGTAGACCGCATCCTCAGGGAAGTCAGGCCTTTGTACAACGAAATAAGGAACAAAGAGAAGGCGGCCGCTTTGGAAAGGTTTATTGCCGATGGGGGGGTGGAGGACGACTTTAACTACAAGGGTGACGAAGTGGACCATGAATTTGATGCTTCCGTAAAACTGCTGAGGGGAAAAAAGAACAAGCACTTTAAAGAGCAAGAGGAGCAGAAGAACGAAAACCTGGCCAGGAAAAACGCGCTGCTTGAAAAATTCAGGTCGTTGGCGGACGGGGAGGATACCGAGAACAGCTTCGCGGAATTCAAATTGTTGCAGAAGGAATGGAAAAGCATTGGCCCGGTGCCCAACGTCCACTCCCGCACGCTTTGGGCAAACTACACGGCACTCCTGGACTTATATTATGACCAGCGGAGCATCTACTTTGAACTGAAGGAACTGGACCGGAAAAAGAACCTGGAATACAAGTGGGAGCTATGTGAAAGGGCGGAGAAGCTTGCGGGGGAAAATTCCATCAAAGCCGCGGTAAAGGAACTGAACGAGTTGCACAACGAGTTTAAGTTTACCGGCCCGGTGCCGCGTGAAGAGAAGGACAATGTGTGGGGCCGTTTTAAGGCCGCCTCCGATGCCGTGTATGCCAGGCGCGATGCGCACCTGGCCGAACTCCATGAAGGCTTCAAGAAAAACCTTGAATCAAAAAAACAACTTATTGAAAGGCTTGCCCCGTTTGCCACTTTCGACAGCGACCGGATAAAAGAATGGAACGGCAAGACCAAGGAGATCCTTGCCCTCCAAAAGGAATGGGAAGCCATAGGCCCTGTGCCCCGGGCACAAACGAAGGAAACCAACCGCTCCTTTTGGGCGGCCTTCAAAACTTTTTTTGCCAACAAAAGCACCTTCTTCAAAAAGCTTGACGCGGAACGTGGTAAAAACCTGGAGCTCAAACAGGAACTGGTGGAAAAAGCCAATGCCATCAAAGACAGCACCGACTGGGAAAATGCCTCTGAGGAACTGAAAAGGCTGCAGCAGCAATGGAAGGAAATAGGCCCCGTGCCCGAAAAACAACGGGCCAAAATCTATAAAACCTTTAAGGAGGCCTGTGACGGTTTCTTTGACAGGCGCAGGGAACAATTCGGCAAGCAGGACGAAGAGCAGGCGGAAAACCTAAAGCAGAAGGAAGGGCTGTGCGAATGGTTGGAGAAACACGCAGAGGAAAAAACCGGAACGGCCGATATGCTGGAGGAAGCCGTGGGAAAATTCAATGCCATTGGCTTTGTGCCCAGGAAAGCCCTGAAGTCCATTAAGGTGAGGTACGACAAGGCCGTAGCAGCTTTTATTGGTTCGTTGCCCGATGCTGGCGCGGAAGAAAAGGAGCGGCTGGCGATGGTGGTGCAAGTGGCGGCCCTTAAAAACGACCCCTATGGGGATCGTAAAATCCAGCATAAAGAGCAGTCCATTAAAACGCAGATACACAAAGCCGAAAACGATATTGCCATTCTGCGAAACAACATGGAATTTTTTGGCAGGTCCAAGAACGCGGAGAAGCTCAAGGGCGAATTTGCCGAAAAGCTGGAGGATGCGACAAGCCACCTCCAGAACCTTAAAAAACAACTTAAATTGCTGAAAACAGTATAGGGGTTTGGATTAGTCACCACTTCCTTTAATTTTGCACAGCTTTTTTTTGAAGCCTCCTTAGCTCAGCTGGTAGAGCAACTGACTTGTAATCAGTAGGTCGCTGGTTCGATCCCGGCAGGGGGCTCTTGATAATCAAGGGGTTACGTTTGTAACTCTTTTTTATTGCCCTCCATACAAACATCTTAAAACTTCTGCCCTTGCCCATATTAAGGTGGGATTAATTCCCCGCAGGGTCTCCCTGCGTTGGGCTGAGCGATGCGGGGCCCTGCGGTAATCGCCCGCAGAAGCTTCCTGCACTTCAGTTCGCGATGACGTATGGCTCATGGAGGGAGGCACGACCGAATTGTACCGTCATGGCGAGGGAGGAACGACCGAAGCCATCCCCTTGATGGTTCCACTCCCCAAAGGGGACCGCTACCCCCGAATTTTGTGGAGATGGAGAGATGACTTTATACAAATCGGGTCCCCCAGTAAATGGCATAGGTGAGGAACACGGCCAATAGCGGCAGGTCGTATTTGAGTTGGTGCGCTGACGCCATGGATGAGTAGGCAGGGTTTATTTCTTCCATAAGGCCATCGTTTTTGAACACCAACACTTTTGTCAGCCTGCCCTGTTCGTTATAAACCCTAAATTCACCGTGCCGGTGGTCTTCCGAGAATTTGCCCTCGCTCATTAAGTTTCCGCTGCGAAAAAAGGAATTGTACTTACCGTGCTTTTTGCCCATGCTGTACTCCTCTTCAATAAGGAGCTCACCGGAGTCATAATAAAACCTCCAGCAACCATCGCGCTGGCCATCCACGTAATGCCCCTCGCTTATGAGAATGGCGTTTTTATTAAACTCTTTCCATTTTCCATTTTTGCGCTGCTCGCAGGTTTTCCTTTTTTCTTTGTTAAAGAGCCTGTTGAGAAATTTGATCATGTTCGTTGCCTTTCAATAATATTCTTCGCAGTGCCATATGCCACTTTTTGCTTTTGGCAACCGGCAATGTGGTGCATTGAAACAATTGCCACAAAGCCCTTTATGCGGACTGACATTTAATTCTTTATGTTCCCCCATTTGGGGGGCGGTTGCCTGATGTTTCGTTTTTTCCCCTTCGAACAACTCACACTGCAACACCATTTTATCCGACCGCAGCCGATACACGCACCCTTGCCTGTGGATGCAGGTTTCGCAAAG comes from Flammeovirgaceae bacterium and encodes:
- a CDS encoding DUF349 domain-containing protein, whose amino-acid sequence is MKFMENEMDLHTEQENIFDGPSPGHQMDENTSRKGRDSSINSTDDLNVDEDAMEGQEEEGHVDYSNFSKMQLAEVLKGLANETNFGRVDRILREVRPLYNEIRNKEKAAALERFIADGGVEDDFNYKGDEVDHEFDASVKLLRGKKNKHFKEQEEQKNENLARKNALLEKFRSLADGEDTENSFAEFKLLQKEWKSIGPVPNVHSRTLWANYTALLDLYYDQRSIYFELKELDRKKNLEYKWELCERAEKLAGENSIKAAVKELNELHNEFKFTGPVPREEKDNVWGRFKAASDAVYARRDAHLAELHEGFKKNLESKKQLIERLAPFATFDSDRIKEWNGKTKEILALQKEWEAIGPVPRAQTKETNRSFWAAFKTFFANKSTFFKKLDAERGKNLELKQELVEKANAIKDSTDWENASEELKRLQQQWKEIGPVPEKQRAKIYKTFKEACDGFFDRRREQFGKQDEEQAENLKQKEGLCEWLEKHAEEKTGTADMLEEAVGKFNAIGFVPRKALKSIKVRYDKAVAAFIGSLPDAGAEEKERLAMVVQVAALKNDPYGDRKIQHKEQSIKTQIHKAENDIAILRNNMEFFGRSKNAEKLKGEFAEKLEDATSHLQNLKKQLKLLKTV